CGTCATATCTTCAAGATCTTGATCGGAATCATTTCTCTCCAGTTTGTTGGAAATAATCTGGACGTTAGTGTCAACAGGATGCGCCTCCGCTTCGCTCGTTCGACGTGAAACAATCATCACGGTCCGTACCGCACCTGAGGCGGGGTCCTTGCTCAGACCATAGTTCCATCCATTCAAGAGGCGATCGAGGCCTTGTTCAAGAGGCATATCAGTAAAGGCTTCAGAGATCACGGCATTGCGATAATCCAACGCATTCATAATAGCAATGTCGATACCTGCTTCCCATCCGATCTGCTCCATGACTCTCGCAAGTGAAGCATCCTCCAGGTTTACACTAAGATCATGACCACTTACTCTAACTTCAGCATGACAATCGAACGTAAAAAGCAGCCACATCCCAACGGCTACCCAAATAGAGACTGTTTTATTCATACGTCTGCTCCCTCACGGGTTACGCTAATGTAGCGTGAAGAAGAATTGTTTGACGATCGTTATTGTGCTATGCCTCCTTCCACCACGCTTGCTGTGGGGTGGAAGGAGGCAATCCCGATCACTTAGTTTGTTTCATACACGGAATAGGACACTACCGAGAACGATGGTACACCGGCAATTCTTTGGGGCAGACTACACAACACGTTGTAGATCCCCCCGCCTCCGGTATAACTAATGCTTGGGATAAACACATCACTGTTTCCACCAAAAAACTCGTCGCTATTCCCTGATTTGCTCGTGACATAACTTCCGTTCAACCCCCGAACATACGCAGTGCAAGAAATCGTGGCTGAGTTACTTTGATCTTTCACATCGACGATCACATACGTCAGTTTTCCACCTGATAACGTGTACGGAACCGGACAATATACTGTCGCAGACTGCGAGGCACTATCGTTGTACACGCCCTGTGAACTATACCGCACGTTATTAGACGCTGTGGGATTGTAGGGTTGACACATTGTTCCCGGGTACGTCGTGGTCTTTGTTTCGGCCTGAGCAGAGCCAGTACCGACCACTCCGACGAACATCATCACTCCCATCAATGAATACAGCATTGTTCTCATTGGGTTGCTACATACTTTCATACCTTAATTCCTTTCTTTTACCATCAACCCATATGAGGTTGAGGCATTAGATTGTTGTTTGACTGTTTTGCTCTTTTGCGGAACCGTGTATCACACGTTGCATGTGATAAGCACAGAATGTGCCGAACCATGAACGTCGCCAATCGGGGAAGCTCATGAAATGAAATCTCTCTTTTTATTAGAGGAAGTTGGGAGCAGAACGAAGGAGGTGATGGAGCCAGATAGGCGTATGAGCATGAAGTCAATAATGAATCTGATTCGATACATTGCGTATCGATAAAGATACTATCAGTGCAATTGCCGCGACGGCTGTGAATTATATTGCCGCCAAGTCCATCGTCAGTGGTCGATAATATGCTTATTAACGTTTAATGAAGAGAAGAAAAGGAGTGTATCGGCATGTGGCCGTTATTACACAGGTCATGGGGCCGGATGTGTCTCGGAATGGGAGTCTTTTTCGCCCTGATGATTGGGACAGGGATTTAAGAGGCAAAGCCCGCTGTTACCACTCTGCCTGGGCTCGTAGAATCAGCAACTCCCAACCATATCAATTCTCAAATTCTCAGGATCTCTCTTTAATCATATCGGGAGACATGAATTCTTCTCTGCACAGGAATGACGGAGCACTGCTCTTGTCACACAACTTGATGAGTTCGATGATTTTTAATTAGGCGATATGCGGAGACACAATAATCAACCTTTGGCGATGGTCTTGCGTCGAGATTTGCTCTTGGATTTTGGTGACTTAGTCTTTGATGGTTTGGCTTGAATCCATCGGTTCATGGGGTCATCCGCCCCCAAATTCCAAAATGCGATGCCCCCAAGCAGGCCAGCCGTGTTCGGAACGAGCGTGACCTTTTCAGGCAGGGTGAGTGTCACTTTTTTGCTGTTTCCACCGCCGATATAGAGGTGGTCAAAATTCAGGACAAGGTCCAGGGTTTCTATGGCCTTCTCGAGCCGCTTGTTCCATTTTTTTTTGCCAATTTTTTTGAGTGTTTCTTCGCCCAGTTGCTCTTCATAGGTTTCGCCGTCCCGAAACGGGTGATGCCCCAACTCTAAATTTGGGACTAATTTGCCATCGACAAACAGGGCCGATCCGAATCCGGTTCCTAACGTAATGACCAACTCGATATCTTTCCCACGAATGGCGCCAAAGCCCTGGACATCGGCGTCATTGGCGGCTCTCACAGGCCTTTGTAATTTGGTCGTGAGCGCACTGACCAGATTAAACCCTTTCCACAGGGCATTGCCGAGGTTGGGGGCCGTGTAGACGATGCCATGACGAATCACGCCGGGGAAGCCCACGGAAACCCGGTCGAATTCACCTTGTCCCTTCGCCAGTTCGACGATAGTCTTGGTTACCGCTGACGGACTTGCCGGTTTGGGCGTGGGAATGCGTCCCCGCTCGGTCAGGGGGCTTCCTTTTTCATCCAGAACGATGGCTTTGATGCCTGTGCCTCCGACATCAACCGCGAGGGTTTTCATCGTTCTTCTATCGTGTTTTCGTGTCTGACGGGTAGTGGCCATGATCATTCTCCTGTTGAGTGCCTTGCCGACCGTTGTAAATAATACCGCCAGCCTTTGCATACTCCTCTAATATCTGAGCAGCTTGCTTGCGGCCAATATCCTGCGTGACCGAGATTCCTCGTCCTTGAAGCGTATCGATCCAGTTCACCGGTTTGTCACCTTCATCAAATCCGATAGCCCGCGCATCTTCGTCCCGCGCCCCGCACACGACTGCGCGTATGCCGGACCAGGGTATCGCACCGAGACACATGGCACAAGGTGCGGTACTCGTGACGAGTTCGTATTGCCAACGATCATCCGCGCCGAGGTCATGATGCCCCACTGTCTGCTGCGCGAGGGTTATGGCCACGATCTCAGCGTGGGCAATCGAGGCTCGTGTGGACGTGACGAGGTTCACGCCAGCGGATATGAGAGTATGGGTTGAGCGCTCAAACACTCCTGCCGCAAACGGTCCTCCTGTCTGGTATTTCACGTTGAGTTGGGCAAGGTCAAGAATCATGTTCATCCGATCAGCCATGGTTTCATGAATCCCAGGGGATTCGCGAAGGTACGCAGGCAGCCAAGGGGGCAGTTGAAGAACATAAGAAGGAAAAGTTTCAAGCGGTTTGTGATTCATAGGCAGAGAGACAAGTTCTGGTGAGACGTCCTACCGGCAGATCGGAGGTTTCGAGGAACAGCGTACAATACTGTAAGAACGTTGAAAAGAGCCTGGGCCGATAACGATGAGGTCACGATGAGGATAGGTGGTTACATGGAAAAAGAATCGGGCTACTCATATCCATGTATGAGCAGCCCGATTGTGGCGTTTATGACGCCGTCTATGAGGTACCTCCATATGTCTTCTACCCATTTGTGGTTAGACACGGAGTCGTTCATTTTTTGTGATGGCCGGTTGATCGGTCTATATGAAGTGCCTTTCCATCGTGAACAACGGTATTGCCTTCACTGACCTATCCCTTATGAAAAGCGTGAAGTGGAATTCTTCCTCGTGCGATCCGGCACGATCTTTTTCAGAGGATAGGGACTTCAACTCGGCAAAAATGAAAACCCCGGTGCGGTAGGGAGGTGATCATGACCACAAACGGGGCTAAATGGCCAGGTGGAGTAGCGTCATCCATGGGAGACCTCCTTTTTTATGGCGGTTGAAAGGCCTCAAGGGATCATCGCTTTCATGCTCTGTCCTTATGACCTTTCTTCAGCGAAACATTGCTAATGCTACGCCTATCTTTAATAGATGTCAACAAGATAAATTATCAAATCTTCGAATCGTTTTCGGCTCCATGTGATCATGCTTCATGATGAGTCCGTTCCGATGGAATCCGATGGAGTAAGGAATGTTCAGTTTTCTTGAAAAAGTCGTGTTGATTACAGGCGCTTCAGAGGGGATCGGGCGCGCATTGGCGCTAGCCCTGGCGCCTTTACGGCCTAAGCTGGTGCTGATCGCCAGGAATGAAGAACGTCTTCAAGAGGTGGCGTCCGAATGTGAACAGTGTGGGGCCGCGACATGTGTCGTACCGGCTGATATCACGGAGGAGCAGGCATGCCGCCAAGTCATCGATCGTGCCGTTGGAGCCTATGGAGGCGTGGATGTGCTCGTGAATAATGCCGGTATGGCAATGCGGTCGACGTTCGAGGAAACGTCAGATCTTTCGATCTTTGAGTATCTCATGAAACTGAATTATTTAAGTGGCGTCTATTGTACAAAGTATGCGTTGCCATACCTGAAAGAAGCCAAAGGCCAAATTGTGGCTATTTCCAGCGTCGCCGGTCTCACCGGAGTCCCGACGCGAACGGGGTATGCGGCCAGTAAACATGCGATGATCGGGTTTTTTGAATCATTACGGATCGAATTAGCAGAGACGGGCGTGACGGTCACGATTGTCGCCCCGGATTATGTGCAATCTCAGATTCATGAACGGTCATTTGATGCTCACGGTCATCACATTGGAATCAATCCGGCAAATCGTCATACCTATCTCACCGCTGAAGCCTGTGCCGCCATGATCGTCAAAGCCATGGAGAAACGGCAGCGTTTATTGGTGACATCCTGGAGAGGTCGTTTGGGAAGAATCGTTCGAACGATTCTTCCAACCGTCATCGATGGGATCGCGAAGAAAGCTGTGGAGGAAGAAATGGACAGAAAAAACTAGAATAATGTTGAAAGAAAGGCTGCTTGGCTGAAATTTCTGTTGTTCTTTGAGAAATCAGCCAAGCAAAAACTTTTATTTAACCTAATGATATTGTGTATTTCTAGCCTTGGTCGCCTAGTTTTGTGTGAGCGACACTTTCAAATTTAACTGCTGTTCCCCGTACAGTCGTACACGTAAATGAGTATACATTGAAATAAGGAATGAAGCCATACAGGCTGCTTTCTGTGCTGACGTTGATCAAGGCGTCCCCACCCGTTTTCTCCAATGCTTTGTCGACGGCGGATGATGTATCCGATTCTCCAAACGGAATAATGGCTAGGATGAAGTGACGACAAGATTGCCCTTCGGCCGGCCCAAGTTCTTTAAATGTAGTATTTGTTGTCAGCAGTGAGCTCGGGTCAGCTGTGCTCTTGGTGACAATTCCTAGATTGCCAGTAGTACTACAGCCGGAAAGTGCAAACATACAGAGAATCAGTAGGTAAATAACTTGTCTCATCACGTTCTCCTTTTTTGTTGAATTAGCTATTTGTTCTACGAACTTCCAACATGAATAATGAAGTTCTCATCGCTTAATCATGGATGAGATGACTGTTGTACCAGAGGTGAAATTAGTGCGTTAGCAGACTTCTCATGATCGATCTGAGTCTGCGCAGATAAAAAAAACGAAGTCAAGACTTTGAGAGAGTTGATGGTTTTGGCGCAGATACTTGAAGTTATTCGTCGTCCTTGAAAAAACTTTTCCCAGAGTGTGTGAATGAGGAGAGTGTAGGCAACACTATCACCTTCTCGAATAGTCAGGGCTATTCTTTAGCGCCTGTGTGTTTTTGGGATTTCAATCGTCTTTGTTAATCAACTGGCGGTTTGATTCCAAGGGAGGATTCCAGGCCAGTCTGACAGTCCATGCACTCTTGGAAACTATTAGAAAAACGACTTTCGCAGGAAAGACAAGGTAACGTAGAAAATGAGAAATTCTGCCCAAAGCTTATGCAAGTGAGAGATTCGTAGCTAAGGCCTTTCTGAGGTCGAGGGGGTCGGCTGGGCTTCTTGCTGAATCACGTAAAAGTCTTTTTGCGTGATGAACTGCCCATTGGCATGTAGTCGAAATTCATAACGACCGGGTCCTGGAAGCACGACTGTGGAGATGTTCAGGCCGAAATCATGAGTCTCAAGACGGTTTTTAATTTGAATCGGTGAAATCGCGCCCTTCCCCACCGTTTGGTTTTTATCCAAGTAGACCAGCTCGATTTCAAATTGATACGCGCCTTCTGCATCGGTCAGGCAGAAATACACGCCCATTTGCGGATGTTGGCAAGGGAACGTTTTGGCCCACAGATGGGAAAATGCGCCAATGATGCTCTTCTTTCCAGTTAGGCTGTCGATAATGATCGTGTCGCACACGAGAAAAGCTTGGACGCTGGGTTTGACGATTTCCGACATAGGTGCCTCGGGTGTCAGGTTGGAGATGGTTACGTCACGAAGAAAGTCGTACCATACAATGGAGAACCTCTGTTTGTCAGTCACACCTTTGCTTTAAACGTCGAAGCCGTTCATCGCGAGGGACGAATCATGTAAGGGCTGCTTTGATCAAACTGTATAAGACGATGACTTCGACTGCGTGCGCCGTGATGACGCTGTACAGATTCCTGGACTGGACCCACATCCATCCCCAGACCAGCCCGTCCCATACGGCAATCCAGTGGAGGTGTTGAAAGGTGGCGACCATAAAGGGATCAAAGGCAAAAACGAGTGCGGAAAGAAGAATGGCGAGTAGAGGAGTGAAGGGTTTCCTTTTGCCATGGATTGTCCGAGAATGCCGTTGAAGGCTTGCCAGGCTAGTTATGAGTCGTCCGAGCAGAAAACCACGAAAATTCAATTCAACAGCGATGGCGATGATGACAATGGTCCAGGGGACCATCATCCATACGGGAGCTTGCGCATGTGGAGTATTCGTCAGGAACGTAATGTCTTTTCCCAAGAAGGGAACGAGATAGAGGATGATCCCCGTATTGGCGAGACCTAAGGTGAGCCCCACGAGACTTCCCATCCCAATTCCCTCCACAAGTTGATTCCTGCGCAGACCGATTCGTGTTGACACATGATCGTTTACGCAGGCCCAAATCGCGAATCCCAGATA
The genomic region above belongs to Nitrospirales bacterium and contains:
- a CDS encoding nucleoside deaminase, with product MADRMNMILDLAQLNVKYQTGGPFAAGVFERSTHTLISAGVNLVTSTRASIAHAEIVAITLAQQTVGHHDLGADDRWQYELVTSTAPCAMCLGAIPWSGIRAVVCGARDEDARAIGFDEGDKPVNWIDTLQGRGISVTQDIGRKQAAQILEEYAKAGGIIYNGRQGTQQENDHGHYPSDTKTR
- a CDS encoding SDR family oxidoreductase, coding for MFSFLEKVVLITGASEGIGRALALALAPLRPKLVLIARNEERLQEVASECEQCGAATCVVPADITEEQACRQVIDRAVGAYGGVDVLVNNAGMAMRSTFEETSDLSIFEYLMKLNYLSGVYCTKYALPYLKEAKGQIVAISSVAGLTGVPTRTGYAASKHAMIGFFESLRIELAETGVTVTIVAPDYVQSQIHERSFDAHGHHIGINPANRHTYLTAEACAAMIVKAMEKRQRLLVTSWRGRLGRIVRTILPTVIDGIAKKAVEEEMDRKN
- a CDS encoding ROK family protein; amino-acid sequence: MATTRQTRKHDRRTMKTLAVDVGGTGIKAIVLDEKGSPLTERGRIPTPKPASPSAVTKTIVELAKGQGEFDRVSVGFPGVIRHGIVYTAPNLGNALWKGFNLVSALTTKLQRPVRAANDADVQGFGAIRGKDIELVITLGTGFGSALFVDGKLVPNLELGHHPFRDGETYEEQLGEETLKKIGKKKWNKRLEKAIETLDLVLNFDHLYIGGGNSKKVTLTLPEKVTLVPNTAGLLGGIAFWNLGADDPMNRWIQAKPSKTKSPKSKSKSRRKTIAKG
- a CDS encoding CPBP family intramembrane metalloprotease; protein product: MRHSSSPFAWPHDHHDQTEELQAEKGTSLVLLPLFGTVAFYLLPDAQQQRTLVQFMPQLLAYLGFAIWACVNDHVSTRIGLRRNQLVEGIGMGSLVGLTLGLANTGIILYLVPFLGKDITFLTNTPHAQAPVWMMVPWTIVIIAIAVELNFRGFLLGRLITSLASLQRHSRTIHGKRKPFTPLLAILLSALVFAFDPFMVATFQHLHWIAVWDGLVWGWMWVQSRNLYSVITAHAVEVIVLYSLIKAALT